TCGGTGGTCAGGCCGACTATGTGATGGTTCCTTATGCTGACTTCAACCTGATCAGGTTCCCCGACAAGGCGCAGGCGCTCGAGAAGATTCGCGACCTGACGATGCTCTCCGATATTCTGCCCACGGGGTTTCATGGCGCGGTCTCGGCGGGTGTGGGTGTGGGATCGACGGTCTATGTGGCGGGTGCTGGTCCCGTAGGGTTGGCGGCTGCGGCCTCGGCGCAGATTCTGGGAGCGGCGGTTGTTCTCATCGGCGACATGAATCAGGATCGTCTCAAGCACGCGAAGTCGGTTGGCTTCGAGCCGATTGACCTGACCAAGAGCGACTCGCTTGAAGATCTGATCGAGGGCGTGTTGGGTGTGCGTGAGGTTGATGCGGCGATTGATGCGGTTGGCTTTGAGGCGAAGGGGCATGGATCGCAGCATGACACGGAGGCTCCGGCGACGGTGCTGAACTCCCTGATGGCGATTACGCGTGCGGCTGGCGGTATCGGTATTCCGGGACTTTATGTGACGGAGGATCCTGGGGCCAGTGACAAGGCGGCGCAGCATGGCGCTCTGAGTATGCGCTTTGGGCTGGGATGGGCGAAGTCGCATCGCTTCTACACCGGACAGACTCCGGTGCTCAAGTACAACCGCTCGTTGATGCAGGCGATTCTGCATGGACGTCTTCCGATTGCGAAGATCGTCAATGCTACGGTCATCTCGCTCGATGAGGCTCCGCAGGGGTATAAGGACTTCGATTCGGGTGTTGCGAAGA
This is a stretch of genomic DNA from Granulicella sp. WH15. It encodes these proteins:
- the fdhA gene encoding formaldehyde dehydrogenase, glutathione-independent — translated: MASNRGVIYLGPNKVEVQSIDYPKFENPAGKKIEHAVILKVVSTNICGSDQHMVRGRTTAPTGLVLGHEITGEVIEKGKDVEYLEVGDLVTVPFNVACGRCRTCREQQTGVCLNVNPGRAGGAYGYVDMGGWIGGQADYVMVPYADFNLIRFPDKAQALEKIRDLTMLSDILPTGFHGAVSAGVGVGSTVYVAGAGPVGLAAAASAQILGAAVVLIGDMNQDRLKHAKSVGFEPIDLTKSDSLEDLIEGVLGVREVDAAIDAVGFEAKGHGSQHDTEAPATVLNSLMAITRAAGGIGIPGLYVTEDPGASDKAAQHGALSMRFGLGWAKSHRFYTGQTPVLKYNRSLMQAILHGRLPIAKIVNATVISLDEAPQGYKDFDSGVAKKFVLDPHGLLATA